The genomic segment GATAATCCTGCCGGCCACGCAACAACAGGGTGAATTTCATCAGCTCTTCCATGACGTCGACCAGTCGGTCGTAAAAAGCAGAAGGCTTCATGCGACCTGCCTCGTCGAATTCGAGAAACGCCTTAGGCACCGAAGACTGGTTGGGGATGGTGAACATGCGCATCCAACGTCCCAGAACGCGAAGCTGATTGACCACGTTGAATGACTGCGAGCCGCCACAGACCTGCATTACAGCCAGCGTCTTGCCTTGCGTCGGCCGAACGGCGCCGAGCGCCAGAGGTACCCAGTCAATCTGCGCCTTGAATACCGCGCTAATCGAACCGTGCCGCTCAGGCGAGCACCAGACTTGCCCTTCGGACCAGGTCATCAGCTCGCGCAGCTCCTTCACCTTAGGGTGCGTGTCGGGCGCATCATCCGGCAGCGGCAAGCCGGACGGATCGAAAGTGCGCGTTTCGGCGCCAAGTAGCTGCAGCAGCCGCGAGGCTTCCTCCACCATCAGGCGACTGAATGAACGCTCGCGGTTAGAACCGTAGAGCAGCAATATTCGCGGGGGATGAGACATATCATGTAGGCTGCCGAGCCGCTCCAGATCGGGCAGGGCGAACAGCTCGCGCTCGATGTTGGGCAGCTCGGTCTGAAATGAATCGCGATCGCTCATGGAGACTCCTTGGTCGTTCAGCCACACACGGCGGTTCGGTCGGGCCGGTTACGCATGGCCTCGAGTCGCTGGCTATCGGGGGCGAGCCAGTTCTTGTTGGCGCCCAGGACCGTTTGTAAAACCTGGTGGACCCAGTCGGGTAGATGCGGGTGGAGACGGTAGTACACCCATTGGCCCTGACGCCGGTCCGCCAGCAGCCCGCAGCTCCGAAGCTGCGCCAGGTGCCGCGACACTTTTGGCTGGATTTCGTCCAAGGCGCAAGTCAGCTCGCAGACGCATAGCTCACCTTCGCGGGCGACGAGTAGGGTTATGCGAGCACGGGTCTCGTCTGCCAAGCATTTGAAGACAACAGTCGGTGTCAAGTGCTCGATCATCGAGAGGTCCGTCGGGAAAATACGATTTGGCGAATATATCGAGATATGTATATGAGGTAAAGAATCGGTTCGGATTGATCATCTTTGAGGTGGTCAACAAGCTGTCATAAGCATGTGAAGCATCGCAACGGTTTACGGTCATAAACATATGAATTAGCGTATATCAATTGATAGCTGCGAAGGAATTGATCCAGATGTCCTGCCAAAGAGAAGTCATCAGCAAGCCCGCTACGGGAGCACCGCTCGGCTTCTTCGAGCGTTACCTGACGCTCTGGGTATTTTCCTGCATCATCGCCGGAACGCTGCTGGGACTGTACGCGCCAACCGCCGCCCAGGCGGTGGGTGCGCTCGAGCTGGCGCACGTGAACATCCCGGTTGGTTTGCTGATCTGGGTGATGATCATTCCGATGCTGATGAAGATTGATTTTTCATCGTTGCGTGAGGTGTATGCCGAGAGAGCAAGCATGGGTATCACCTTGTTCGTCAACTGGGCCGTGAAGCCTTTCACCATGGCGTTCCTCGGCTGGGTGTTCATCAAACACATATTCTCCGCCTGGCTGCCTGCCGCCGAGCTGGATAGCTATATGGCCGGGTTGATCCTGTTGGGTGCAGCACCCTGCACCGCAATGGTGTTTGTCTGGAGCAACCTGTGTAACGGCAACGCAAACTTCACCCTGGCCCAGGTCGCGCTGAATGATGTGGTAATGGTGTTCGCGTTCGCGCCAATCGTTGCATTGCTGCTGGGCGTCTCGTCGATACCCGTGCCCTGGAATACGCTGCTGCTCTCGGTGCTGATGTATATCGTGATTCCGCTGGCCATCGCTCAGTTCATCCGCACCCGACTGATTCGACGAGGTGAGGCGGCATTCCAGGTGGCATTGGCCAGAAGCGCACCATTTTCCATCGTGGCACTGCTCGCCACGCTGTTTCTGCTGTTCTCGTTCCAGGGCGAGGCGATCGTCGAGCAGCCGATGATCATCGCCATGCTTGCAGTGCCCATCTTCCTGCAAACGCTGCTTATCGCCGGCCTCGGGTACTGGCTGAACCGTAAATGGCGAGTTCGCCATGAAGTGGCCGGCCCTTCGGCGATGATCGGTGCATCTAACTTCTTCGAGCTGGCGGTGGCGGTCGCGATCGTGCTGTACGGATTCAATTCGGGGGCGGCGCTCGCCACGGTCGTGGGCGTGCTGATCGAAGTACCGGTCATGCTCTGGCTGGTTCGCATAGTCAACTGCAGTCGCGTTTGGTACAGCCGGGCTCTGAGCCAGCCATGACGAGTTCGGGGCACCACAAAGTCAGCATCCCGCGTGCTGCCCGAGGTAACAAAGTAATCGGACATCAAACGCAAGGCTGCGATGAGGCTGGCAAACTAAAAAGCGGGACCACCGGTTAGAGGCTATGTTGATCAATGAGTCAGGCTAGTGTCTGGCTCTCATCCCGCCGTACAGGTCAGACTGTAGGGCGAGCAGGTGATGCCATATGGCCATTCGCGATGTATGGTCTGGGTAAGCAGATGAGTTTTTGTTAAAGTCCGTCGCTTGTGAAGCGAGCAGTCAGCCAGCTTTGAATTTGCACAGAAAGAGGTGTCTGCTTGATTAGGGTGCTTGTGGTCGATGACCACGATCTAGTGCGCACAGGCATTTCCCGAATGCTTGCCGATATCGATGGCCTGCAGGTAATCGGGCAGGCAGAATCCGGCGAAATCGCTCTGAAGAAGTCTCGTGAGCTCAAGCCGGACGTAGTGCTGATGGATGTCAAGATGCCAGGCATCGGCGGTCTCGAGGCTACTCGCAAGCTCCTGCGCAGCCACCCGGATATCAAGGTCATCGCGGTCACCATTTGTGAGGAAGATCCCTTCCCAACGCGACTGCTACAAGCCGGTGCCGCCGGCTACCTGACCAAGGGCGCGGCGCTTGACGAAATGATCCAGGCGATTCGTATGGTGTTTGCCGGGCAGCGTTACATCAGCCCGCAAATCGCCCAGCAATTAGCGCTGAAATCCTTCCAGCCGAAGGTCAACGGCTCACCTTTCGATCTGCTCTCCGAACGGGAAATCCAGATCGCCCTGATGATTGCCAACTGCCAGAAGGTCCAGACCATTTCCGACAAGCTTTGCCTGTCACCGAAGACGGTCAATACCTACCGTTACCGCATCTACGAAAAGCTTTCGGTCACCAGCGACGTCGAGCTGGCGTTGCTCGCTGTCCGTCACGGCATGGTCGACACCATCAATTGATGAGCGGCTTCGATTCTTCCGCATTCCTGGCTTCCTGCAGCGGACGTCCTGGTGTCTACCGGATGTTCGATGCCGACGCCAAGCTGCTCTACGTGGGCAAGGCGAAGAATCTCAAGAAACGTCTGGCGAGTTATTTCCGCAAGACCGGGCAGGCGCCGAAAACCGCCGCGCTGGTCGCCAGGATCGCTCAAGTCGAAACCACAATCACGGCGAACGAAACTGAAGCCCTGCTGCTTGAGCAGACGCTGATCAAGCAGTGGCGCCCGCCTTACAATATCCTGCTGCGCGACGATAAATCGTATCCCTACGTGTTTCTTTCGAGCGGAGAATTTCCCCGGCTCAGCATTCACCGAGGCGCAAAAAAGGAGCCGGGGCGCTACTTCGGCCCGTACCCCAGCGCGGGCGCCATTCGCGAGAGCCTGGGCCTGCTACAGAAGGCGTTCTTCGTCCGCCAATGCGAAGACAGCTATTACCGCAATCGCACCCGGCCTTGCTTGCAATATCAGATCAAACGCTGCAAGGCGCCATGTGTGAATCTCGTCGACCCCAACGAATACGCTGAAGATGTCCGGCATTCGGTGATGTTCCTGGAAGGACGCAGCAATGCACTGGCCGAAGAACTGTCGAAAAACATGGAAAAGGCTGCGATGGCGCTCGATTTCGAGCGCGCCGCGCAGATTCGCGATCAGATCGGTATCCTGCGGCGTGTGCAGGATCAACAGAGCATGGAAGGCGGCAGCGGCAACGTCGATATCGTCGCCGCCGTGGTGAGCCCGGGTGGTGCCTGTGTGCATCTGATCAGCGTGCGCGGCGGGCGGGTGCTCGGCAGCAAGAATTTCTTCCCACAGGTCGCCATCGAAGAGAGCGTGAGTGACGTTCTGCAGGCGTTCCTGGAACAGTATTACCTCAGCTCCATGGAGCGCGACCTGCCGTCCGAACTGATCGTCAATACAGTTCACGAAGACTTCGATACCTTGATCAGCGCGGTTGTCGAACTGCGTGACGTCGAGCTGACGATCACTCACCGCGTCCGTGGCACCCGGGCACGCTGGCAGCAATTGGCGCTGACCAATGCCGAACAGGCATTGGGTGCGCGTCTGGCGAGTCGTCAGCACCTGGCCGCACGCTTCCATGCACTGGCCGAGGCGCTGAACCTGGACGAGCTACCGACACGCCTGGAATGTTTTGATATCAGCCATTCCAGCGGCGAGGCAACGGTCGCGTCCTGCGTAGTATTCGGCCCGGAAGGGCCGTTAAAGTCCGATTACCGGCGCTACAACATCGAAGGTGTCACCGCGGGTGATGACTATGCAGCGATGCACCAGGCACTCTCGCGCCGTTTCAAGAAAGCCGCCGAGGGGGAGGGCAAGCTTCCCGATATATTGCTGGTGGATGGCGGCAAGGGGCAGCTGAACATGGCCCGCGAGGTATTACAGGAACTTGCCGTGCCGGAGTTGATCCTGCTGGGCGTGGCCAAAGGCGTGACGCGCAAACCTGGTTTGGAGACGCTCTATCTCAACGACGCAGCGCATGAATTCACGCTGCCGGGCGACTCCCCAGCCTTGCATCTGATCCAGCAAGTGCGCGACGAGGCTCACCGTTTCGCCATCACCGGGCACCGTGCGCGCCGCGGAAAAGCGCGGACGACCTCGACATTGGAGGGCGTGCCGGGTATCGGACCGAAACGTCGCCGCGAACTGCTCATGCATTTTGGCGGTCTTCAGGAACTCTGCCGCGCCAGCCTCGATGAAA from the Stutzerimonas stutzeri genome contains:
- the arsH gene encoding arsenical resistance protein ArsH; this encodes MSDRDSFQTELPNIERELFALPDLERLGSLHDMSHPPRILLLYGSNRERSFSRLMVEEASRLLQLLGAETRTFDPSGLPLPDDAPDTHPKVKELRELMTWSEGQVWCSPERHGSISAVFKAQIDWVPLALGAVRPTQGKTLAVMQVCGGSQSFNVVNQLRVLGRWMRMFTIPNQSSVPKAFLEFDEAGRMKPSAFYDRLVDVMEELMKFTLLLRGRQDYLVDRYSERKETAEALSRRVNQRSI
- a CDS encoding metalloregulator ArsR/SmtB family transcription factor, producing MIEHLTPTVVFKCLADETRARITLLVAREGELCVCELTCALDEIQPKVSRHLAQLRSCGLLADRRQGQWVYYRLHPHLPDWVHQVLQTVLGANKNWLAPDSQRLEAMRNRPDRTAVCG
- the arsB gene encoding ACR3 family arsenite efflux transporter, whose protein sequence is MSCQREVISKPATGAPLGFFERYLTLWVFSCIIAGTLLGLYAPTAAQAVGALELAHVNIPVGLLIWVMIIPMLMKIDFSSLREVYAERASMGITLFVNWAVKPFTMAFLGWVFIKHIFSAWLPAAELDSYMAGLILLGAAPCTAMVFVWSNLCNGNANFTLAQVALNDVVMVFAFAPIVALLLGVSSIPVPWNTLLLSVLMYIVIPLAIAQFIRTRLIRRGEAAFQVALARSAPFSIVALLATLFLLFSFQGEAIVEQPMIIAMLAVPIFLQTLLIAGLGYWLNRKWRVRHEVAGPSAMIGASNFFELAVAVAIVLYGFNSGAALATVVGVLIEVPVMLWLVRIVNCSRVWYSRALSQP
- the gacA gene encoding response regulator transcription factor GacA, yielding MIRVLVVDDHDLVRTGISRMLADIDGLQVIGQAESGEIALKKSRELKPDVVLMDVKMPGIGGLEATRKLLRSHPDIKVIAVTICEEDPFPTRLLQAGAAGYLTKGAALDEMIQAIRMVFAGQRYISPQIAQQLALKSFQPKVNGSPFDLLSEREIQIALMIANCQKVQTISDKLCLSPKTVNTYRYRIYEKLSVTSDVELALLAVRHGMVDTIN
- the uvrC gene encoding excinuclease ABC subunit UvrC, with amino-acid sequence MSGFDSSAFLASCSGRPGVYRMFDADAKLLYVGKAKNLKKRLASYFRKTGQAPKTAALVARIAQVETTITANETEALLLEQTLIKQWRPPYNILLRDDKSYPYVFLSSGEFPRLSIHRGAKKEPGRYFGPYPSAGAIRESLGLLQKAFFVRQCEDSYYRNRTRPCLQYQIKRCKAPCVNLVDPNEYAEDVRHSVMFLEGRSNALAEELSKNMEKAAMALDFERAAQIRDQIGILRRVQDQQSMEGGSGNVDIVAAVVSPGGACVHLISVRGGRVLGSKNFFPQVAIEESVSDVLQAFLEQYYLSSMERDLPSELIVNTVHEDFDTLISAVVELRDVELTITHRVRGTRARWQQLALTNAEQALGARLASRQHLAARFHALAEALNLDELPTRLECFDISHSSGEATVASCVVFGPEGPLKSDYRRYNIEGVTAGDDYAAMHQALSRRFKKAAEGEGKLPDILLVDGGKGQLNMAREVLQELAVPELILLGVAKGVTRKPGLETLYLNDAAHEFTLPGDSPALHLIQQVRDEAHRFAITGHRARRGKARTTSTLEGVPGIGPKRRRELLMHFGGLQELCRASLDEIAKAPGISKKLAESIYAALHSE